The genomic segment TCCTTCTACTGCGACAAGGACGCCGACGCGCTCGTCGAGAAGGCACTCACGTCCGGCTCCAAGGACGCCACGGCCAAGCTCTACACCGACACCTCGAAGAAGGTCCTCGGCGACAACGCGGTCGTACCCCTCTACTACGGCTCCAAGACCGAACTGATCGGCAAGGGCGTCGGCGGCTACTTCATGCATCCGATCTGGGCCTGGGACATGGCCCAGTACTGGAAGAAGGACGGCGCGGCGGCCACGTCCTGACCCGGCCCGGTCCAGGCCGGCGGCCCGGTCCCGTCCCCGGTCGCGCCGCCGGCCCGCGCTCCACCGCTTCCGCGCCCTCCTCGTATCCCCGACCTCCCCGACCTCCCCGCATCCCTCGTCCGTCATCCCTCGTCCGTCATCCCTGAACCGGGAAGGTGTCCATGCCCGAGCTGCTGGAGGTCTCCGACCTCGTCGTACGCTTCCCGACCCCCATCGGCGACTGCGACGCCGTACGCGGTGTCTCGTTCTCGGTGGCAGCCGGCGAACGCGTCGGTCTCGTGGGGGAGTCCGGCTCCGGCAAGTCGGTGACCGCCCAGGCGGTCATGCGGCTCATCGCACCGCCGGGGCGCATCGCCGAGGGCCAGGTCCGATGGGCCGGCGAGGACGTCCTCGGCTACGACCGGCGCTCACTGCAACGCTGGCGCGGCGCCCAGGCCGCGATGGTCTTCCAGGACCCCCTCTCCAGCCTCAACCCGCTCGTACGCATCGGCCGCCAGATCACCGAGACCCTGCGACAGCACCTCGGCCTGGACGCGCGGACCGCCACCGCACGGGCCGTGGAACTGCTCACCAAGGTCGGCATCCCCGACGCGGCGGCCCGGCTGCGCGACTACCCGATGGTGTTCTCCGGCGGCATGCGCCAACGCGTCGCCATCGCCATCGCGGTGTCCTGCTCTCCCCGGCTCGTCATCGCCGACGAGCCGACGACCGCCCTGGACGTCACCGTCCAGGCCCAGGTCCTCGACCTGCTCGACGAGATGGCCGCCGAGGCCGGCACCGCGATCATCCTCATCAGCCACGACCTCGGCGTGGTGTCCAGCTTCTGCGACCGCATCGTCGTCATGTACGCCGGCCGGATCGTGGAGACCGGCACCACCGACCAGATCATCGGCGACCCCCGGCACCCCTACACCCGGGCCCTGCTGGACTCCATCCCCCGGATGTCCGGCGTCCTGCCCGACCGGCTGCCGTTCATCCCCGGCAGCCCCCCGGCGGCCGGGACCCGGACCCCCGGCTGCGCCTTCGCCGACCGCTGCGCCCTGGCCGTCGACCACTGCCGGGAACACGACCCGGCCCTGCTCCCGCTGACCACGCACGACCGACGCGAGGCCGCCTGCCACCTGGTCGACGGGTCCCTGGCGCACGCGAGGAGCAGCGACTCCGGAAGGAGGAACACACCATGACCAGCAGCCACGAACCGCGTCCGGAGAACCG from the Streptomyces sp. AM 4-1-1 genome contains:
- a CDS encoding ABC transporter ATP-binding protein, which translates into the protein MPELLEVSDLVVRFPTPIGDCDAVRGVSFSVAAGERVGLVGESGSGKSVTAQAVMRLIAPPGRIAEGQVRWAGEDVLGYDRRSLQRWRGAQAAMVFQDPLSSLNPLVRIGRQITETLRQHLGLDARTATARAVELLTKVGIPDAAARLRDYPMVFSGGMRQRVAIAIAVSCSPRLVIADEPTTALDVTVQAQVLDLLDEMAAEAGTAIILISHDLGVVSSFCDRIVVMYAGRIVETGTTDQIIGDPRHPYTRALLDSIPRMSGVLPDRLPFIPGSPPAAGTRTPGCAFADRCALAVDHCREHDPALLPLTTHDRREAACHLVDGSLAHARSSDSGRRNTP